A DNA window from Nitrospira sp. contains the following coding sequences:
- a CDS encoding hypothetical protein (Evidence 4 : Unknown function but conserved in other organisms; MaGe:77310188), producing MRKSPWVLLIFVLIGGLLGGILGEILHVMAPQGNIQSIFSTHFTPGISPPLTIDLVLLKFTIGFSFKVNLLSILGMFIGVYLYKHV from the coding sequence GTGAGAAAATCACCCTGGGTTCTTCTCATCTTTGTGCTCATCGGCGGACTGCTCGGCGGAATTCTTGGAGAGATTCTGCACGTGATGGCACCGCAAGGTAACATCCAAAGCATCTTCTCCACGCATTTTACTCCAGGAATCAGCCCTCCCCTCACCATTGATCTGGTGCTCCTTAAATTCACGATCGGGTTCAGCTTCAAGGTCAACTTGCTCAGTATTCTCGGTATGTTTATCGGGGTCTACCTCTACAAGCACGTTTAA
- a CDS encoding Ribosome maturation factor RimM (MaGe:77310191), whose product MVAEPVELVTVGRIERSFGVRGEVKVRSLSDVPGRLEALEAVSLLGVNGKTWNTRVTHIRAAGQGYILALEGLTSPEEAGLWRGGLIQIPKGSAPPLPQGQYYECDLIGLRVQDEQGNGIGTLTDIWELTGNHVFVVQDGSKETLIPAARELVVAVDLQQRVMTVHMIEGLGA is encoded by the coding sequence ATGGTGGCCGAACCGGTCGAGTTGGTCACGGTAGGGCGGATCGAACGGTCGTTCGGTGTGAGAGGCGAGGTGAAAGTCCGCTCGCTCAGCGATGTTCCTGGTCGGCTGGAGGCATTGGAGGCCGTCAGTCTTCTTGGGGTCAATGGGAAGACCTGGAATACGCGGGTGACGCATATCCGGGCTGCGGGGCAAGGGTACATTCTCGCGCTTGAAGGCCTGACGTCTCCCGAGGAAGCCGGGTTGTGGCGCGGCGGGTTGATTCAAATCCCGAAAGGGAGTGCGCCGCCGTTGCCGCAGGGACAGTACTATGAGTGCGACCTCATCGGTTTGCGGGTGCAGGATGAACAGGGGAACGGCATCGGGACGTTGACCGACATCTGGGAATTGACCGGCAATCATGTGTTTGTGGTGCAGGACGGGAGCAAGGAGACGCTCATCCCCGCCGCGCGCGAGTTGGTTGTGGCCGTTGATTTACAGCAGCGGGTGATGACCGTGCACATGATCGAAGGGTTGGGGGCGTAA
- a CDS encoding hypothetical protein (Evidence 5 : Unknown function; MaGe:77310195), giving the protein MSYLLENSLSTGTIGQVERMLNMLDLRRGLGTALHQNHIESTDSIAQMALSQILLCQPDQLSLLPPIHRQERAAKCAGGSGFDFDEYQHATIVGHQIKFADRGPEIPLQNRVALLAQKPLGARFALLTELMARITHRRRTSHD; this is encoded by the coding sequence ATGTCATACCTGCTTGAAAACTCCTTATCCACCGGCACGATCGGACAGGTCGAACGCATGCTCAATATGCTCGATCTGCGGCGAGGACTCGGCACCGCCCTGCACCAAAACCACATCGAATCGACAGACTCGATCGCTCAAATGGCGCTGAGCCAAATATTGCTCTGCCAACCGGATCAACTGAGCCTGCTTCCGCCGATTCACCGCCAAGAGCGCGCCGCCAAATGCGCCGGTGGTTCTGGCTTTGACTTCGACGAATACCAGCACGCCACAATCGTCGGCCACCAGATCAAGTTCGCCGATCGCGGTCCTGAGATTCCGCTCCAGAATCGTGTAGCCCTTCTTGCGCAGAAACCGCTCGGCGCTCGCTTCGCTCTCCTGACCGAATTGATGGCGAGGATCACGCATCGTCGCCGGACGTCTCATGATTGA
- a CDS encoding Cell division protein FtsX (MaGe:77310198) — protein sequence MRRLFYLFREAWANMRANRTTTVVAILTTAFTLSCVGIFLLLYVNLRSAAGWLQEDIKIIVYLEDQLTREAVAELEDQLKRDRTVAATVFISKEQALGEFRAQFPEDSHLLEGLGQNPLPASFVVTLASQFRSPDTVRRWTERVRTISGVAKVDYNQEWIDALAGVIRYIEMIAIGVGAILSTAAVTIIGNTIRLTLFSRREEEEILRLIGATRWFIRIPYLLEGAVLGACGSALSLLILKCGFELFRQQIGSTGRLSGIEHMITFFPVSICLALILVGMSLGFAGSFVSLRRFGDGRT from the coding sequence ATGAGGCGGTTGTTCTATCTGTTCCGCGAGGCTTGGGCCAACATGCGGGCGAATCGCACGACGACGGTCGTGGCGATTTTGACGACGGCCTTTACGCTGTCCTGTGTCGGAATTTTTCTGCTGCTCTATGTGAATCTGCGAAGCGCCGCGGGCTGGCTCCAGGAAGATATCAAGATCATCGTCTACTTGGAGGACCAGCTTACCAGGGAGGCCGTGGCCGAGCTGGAAGATCAACTCAAGAGGGATCGGACGGTGGCGGCCACGGTATTTATTTCAAAAGAACAGGCGTTGGGCGAGTTTCGCGCCCAGTTTCCAGAGGATTCGCATCTGCTTGAAGGCCTAGGCCAAAATCCGCTCCCTGCCTCGTTTGTGGTAACGCTGGCCTCTCAATTTCGATCCCCCGACACGGTGAGACGATGGACGGAGCGCGTCCGCACGATCAGCGGAGTGGCAAAGGTCGATTATAATCAAGAATGGATCGATGCGCTGGCTGGGGTGATTCGGTACATCGAGATGATCGCCATCGGGGTCGGGGCGATTCTTTCGACTGCCGCGGTGACGATTATCGGTAATACGATTCGGCTCACGCTGTTTTCACGACGGGAGGAAGAGGAGATCTTGCGATTGATCGGCGCCACCCGATGGTTTATCCGCATTCCGTATTTGCTCGAAGGCGCGGTGTTGGGCGCCTGCGGGAGTGCCCTGTCCTTGTTGATCCTAAAATGCGGGTTCGAGCTATTTCGCCAGCAGATTGGTTCAACCGGCCGATTGAGCGGCATTGAACACATGATTACGTTCTTCCCGGTCTCCATCTGCCTGGCGCTGATTCTGGTCGGGATGAGCCTCGGATTCGCGGGCAGTTTCGTATCGCTCCGGCGATTTGGAGATGGACGGACATGA
- a CDS encoding PeptidaseM23 domain-containing protein (MaGe:77310199): MNRPFTLMLAGCVVVCVSAVSSVWAAGDPISEKIERERKTLEQLKGKIEEKRKRADEAEKKRESVLQGIQTLDKRLMRTRQEHQDISKKLRKKDREIETITEQIGSIQGSIQERRDAILARLRVQYMEGRTGYVKALLASDSYGDFQRRLQYLSAVSQKDFELMGTFRVDVGRMEQAERQRAEARVGMLAYKSATEKKLSDIRSLQKEKKVYFTKVTQEKESFSRAAEELERSASRVDSLLRELETRRKALAMRPQTALTAPRGSKGALPWPADGQVVSFFGRQKHPTFNTYVQRKGIEIKTAEGSLIHSVMPGTVVYADWLKGYGLVIIMDHANGFFSLYAHASRILAKVGEHVAEGQAIGETGDTGMIGENTLYFELREGSDPVDPMPWLAKR, encoded by the coding sequence ATGAACAGGCCGTTCACCCTGATGCTGGCAGGTTGCGTCGTTGTCTGCGTGAGTGCGGTGAGTTCTGTTTGGGCTGCCGGCGATCCTATTTCTGAAAAGATTGAGCGGGAACGGAAGACGCTGGAGCAGCTGAAAGGCAAGATTGAAGAGAAACGCAAGCGGGCGGACGAGGCTGAGAAAAAACGGGAATCGGTGCTCCAGGGGATTCAAACGCTCGATAAACGGTTGATGCGCACCCGGCAGGAACATCAAGACATTAGCAAGAAGCTTCGGAAAAAAGACCGCGAGATCGAGACGATCACGGAGCAGATCGGGTCGATTCAAGGCAGCATTCAAGAGCGCCGCGATGCGATTCTTGCCCGGCTCCGCGTACAGTATATGGAAGGCCGGACCGGCTATGTGAAGGCCTTGCTGGCATCTGATTCCTACGGCGATTTTCAGCGCCGGCTCCAGTATCTCTCCGCGGTATCTCAAAAAGATTTTGAATTGATGGGGACCTTCCGCGTCGATGTTGGGCGGATGGAGCAGGCGGAGCGGCAGCGGGCGGAAGCGCGCGTGGGCATGTTGGCGTATAAAAGCGCGACAGAGAAGAAACTGTCCGATATCCGTTCTCTCCAGAAAGAGAAGAAGGTATATTTCACCAAGGTCACGCAGGAGAAAGAATCGTTTAGCCGGGCGGCCGAGGAGCTGGAACGGTCTGCCTCTCGGGTAGACAGCCTCTTGCGTGAATTGGAGACGCGCCGGAAGGCTCTGGCGATGCGACCCCAGACTGCGCTGACCGCGCCGCGCGGGTCTAAGGGCGCGTTGCCCTGGCCGGCGGACGGCCAGGTCGTGTCGTTCTTCGGCCGGCAGAAGCACCCCACCTTCAATACGTATGTGCAGAGAAAAGGGATTGAAATCAAGACGGCCGAGGGCAGTTTGATCCATTCCGTCATGCCGGGCACCGTGGTCTATGCGGACTGGTTGAAAGGCTATGGACTGGTTATAATCATGGATCATGCGAACGGGTTTTTCTCGCTTTATGCCCACGCCTCGCGGATTTTGGCCAAAGTCGGAGAGCATGTGGCGGAAGGCCAGGCGATTGGAGAAACCGGAGATACGGGCATGATCGGAGAAAATACATTATACTTTGAGCTGCGCGAAGGGTCCGATCCTGTCGACCCGATGCCGTGGCTGGCGAAGCGATAG
- a CDS encoding Carboxy-terminal-processing protease (MaGe:77310200) produces MQPGNGCELATEVAHEDGKGRGIMEQQPRGKSWIIGPMMVVAIVCGVLIGKGWERTGHASETYEELKTFSEVLNQVQRHYVDETKTKELVQGAIRGMLSTLDPHSAYMTPEMYKEMQVETKGEFGGVGIQIGVKDNRLAVIAPIEGTPAQRAGIKAGDFIVKVNDETTKDLTLMDAVQKMRGPKGTKVNLTIQREGTPDPLQYTLMRDTIKIESVKSKIIDNLGYVRLSQFQEATGRDLGKAIKQFRDQKVQGAILDLRNNPGGLLTAAVDVSEQFLPNGKLVVFTKNRDGKKDEWLAKSKDQMDELPIIVLVNEGSASASEIVAGALQDWGRAVIVGTTSFGKGSVQTILPLGDGSGLRLTTAKYYTPKGRSIQSTGITPDIVVKLPTAVPAKDGKSGEQSPEAKAVKPAQGKEKEAAPSSNGKAPEDAATKGGAAPQPPPVDSAGDPALEQDAQLQKAVELLKTWKIFKEMKAS; encoded by the coding sequence ATGCAGCCTGGAAACGGATGTGAATTGGCGACAGAAGTCGCGCATGAGGACGGAAAGGGTAGAGGCATTATGGAACAGCAGCCGCGTGGGAAGTCTTGGATCATTGGGCCGATGATGGTGGTGGCCATTGTGTGCGGGGTCCTGATCGGCAAGGGATGGGAACGAACCGGCCATGCCTCGGAAACGTACGAAGAGCTCAAGACCTTTTCCGAGGTGCTCAATCAGGTTCAGCGGCATTACGTCGATGAAACGAAAACGAAAGAATTGGTGCAAGGGGCGATCAGAGGCATGCTGTCGACGCTCGATCCCCACTCCGCCTACATGACGCCCGAGATGTATAAAGAAATGCAGGTGGAAACCAAGGGCGAATTCGGCGGCGTAGGCATTCAAATCGGCGTGAAGGACAATCGGCTGGCCGTGATTGCTCCGATCGAAGGGACGCCGGCCCAGCGGGCGGGGATCAAGGCCGGGGACTTTATTGTGAAGGTCAACGATGAGACGACGAAGGATCTGACGTTGATGGACGCGGTCCAGAAAATGCGCGGCCCGAAAGGGACCAAGGTCAACTTGACTATTCAACGCGAAGGAACGCCGGATCCGCTGCAATACACGCTGATGCGGGACACCATCAAGATCGAAAGCGTCAAGTCGAAGATCATCGACAACCTGGGCTACGTCCGGCTGTCGCAGTTTCAGGAAGCAACGGGACGCGATCTTGGCAAAGCCATCAAGCAGTTTCGCGATCAGAAAGTGCAAGGGGCTATTTTGGATCTCCGGAACAATCCTGGCGGACTGCTGACCGCAGCGGTCGATGTGTCCGAGCAGTTTCTTCCAAACGGGAAATTGGTGGTGTTCACCAAGAATCGCGACGGCAAGAAGGATGAGTGGCTTGCAAAGTCCAAAGATCAAATGGACGAACTTCCGATCATCGTGCTGGTGAATGAAGGATCGGCCAGCGCATCGGAGATCGTTGCGGGCGCGCTGCAAGACTGGGGACGCGCGGTGATTGTCGGCACCACCTCATTCGGGAAGGGGTCGGTCCAGACCATTCTCCCGCTTGGCGATGGCTCAGGGCTTCGACTCACGACCGCGAAGTACTATACGCCCAAGGGGCGCTCGATCCAGTCCACGGGTATTACTCCTGATATTGTCGTCAAACTGCCGACGGCGGTCCCTGCGAAGGATGGGAAGTCCGGTGAACAGTCGCCGGAGGCCAAGGCGGTAAAGCCGGCTCAAGGAAAAGAGAAGGAAGCCGCGCCGTCCTCCAACGGAAAGGCGCCGGAGGATGCAGCAACCAAGGGAGGGGCAGCTCCTCAACCGCCGCCGGTCGATAGCGCTGGCGATCCCGCGCTTGAACAGGACGCGCAGTTGCAGAAGGCGGTTGAATTGCTGAAGACTTGGAAGATTTTTAAGGAGATGAAAGCCTCTTAA
- a CDS encoding Histidinol-phosphatase (MaGe:77310201): MPLHNEPLAQVFRSIATLLATQQANPYRIRAYRRAADSILALDEDIALVAQRHELEDIDGIGKDLAGKIREFLATGTIRTYEELKTPLPPEVKSWARLPGLHDSLVSYLYVRLGIRTLDDLEQLVSSHLLRTVPGFTGSEDELLQAIRQQKSHPSS, from the coding sequence ATGCCGCTGCATAACGAACCGCTCGCACAAGTCTTTCGCTCGATTGCCACATTGCTCGCCACCCAACAGGCCAATCCCTATCGCATCAGAGCCTATCGCCGCGCGGCCGATTCGATTCTGGCGCTGGACGAAGATATCGCGCTCGTCGCGCAACGCCACGAACTTGAAGACATCGACGGGATCGGGAAAGATCTGGCGGGAAAGATCAGGGAGTTTCTGGCGACCGGAACGATCCGCACCTATGAAGAGTTGAAAACGCCCTTGCCGCCCGAGGTCAAGAGCTGGGCGCGGCTGCCTGGGCTTCACGACTCTTTAGTCAGCTACCTCTACGTCAGGCTGGGAATCAGAACGCTGGATGACCTGGAGCAACTGGTTTCATCTCACCTTCTCCGCACCGTTCCCGGCTTTACCGGATCGGAGGATGAATTGCTCCAGGCCATTCGACAGCAGAAATCGCATCCTTCGAGTTAA
- a CDS encoding Sulfur carrier protein ThiS (MaGe:77310202) gives MADEIHIQVNGELRALRAGGTVADLLSDLAIAAERVAVELNLEILDRKDFGQRGLREGDRIEILGFIGGGCETKGESDGHER, from the coding sequence ATGGCCGACGAGATTCATATTCAGGTGAATGGGGAGCTGCGCGCCTTGAGGGCCGGCGGGACTGTAGCCGATCTTTTAAGCGATCTGGCGATCGCGGCGGAGCGTGTGGCGGTTGAACTGAATCTGGAAATTCTCGACCGGAAGGATTTTGGGCAGCGGGGTCTCCGCGAGGGAGACCGTATCGAGATCCTTGGGTTTATCGGCGGCGGATGCGAGACTAAAGGAGAATCGGATGGACACGAACGATAG
- a CDS encoding thiamine biosynthesis ThiGH complex subunit (Evidence 2a : Function from experimental evidences in other organisms; PubMedId 12650933, 8432721; Product type e : enzyme; MaGe:77310203), with protein MDTNDRLTIGGHEFRSRLWVGTGKYKDFAETKKAIEASGADVVTVAVRRVNITDRSKENLLDYIDPKKYTILPNTAGCYTVEDAVRYARLARAAGISDLVKLEVIGDERTLFPDTAGLIEAAKILIKEGFIVLPYTNDDPIVAKKLVDIGCPAVMPLAAPIGSGLGIRNPYNLKIIMETVKVPIIVDAGVGTASDAALAMEYGADAVLMNTAIAGAQHPIMMAEAMKYAVDAGRLAYKAGRMPRKLYATASSPIEGML; from the coding sequence ATGGACACGAACGATAGATTGACGATTGGCGGCCATGAGTTTCGCTCACGGCTATGGGTAGGAACGGGAAAGTATAAAGATTTCGCCGAAACGAAAAAAGCCATCGAGGCGTCCGGCGCCGATGTGGTGACCGTGGCAGTGCGGCGCGTGAACATCACCGACCGTTCAAAAGAGAATCTTCTCGACTATATCGATCCCAAAAAATACACGATTCTTCCGAACACGGCGGGTTGCTATACGGTGGAAGATGCCGTGCGCTATGCCCGGCTTGCGCGAGCCGCCGGTATTTCCGATCTCGTGAAGCTGGAAGTGATCGGCGATGAGCGCACGTTGTTTCCGGATACGGCCGGGCTCATTGAAGCCGCCAAGATTCTGATCAAGGAAGGGTTCATCGTATTGCCGTATACAAATGACGATCCCATTGTTGCGAAAAAGCTAGTCGATATCGGCTGTCCCGCGGTCATGCCGCTGGCGGCGCCCATTGGGTCTGGGTTAGGCATCCGCAATCCGTACAACCTGAAGATCATTATGGAGACCGTGAAGGTGCCCATCATTGTCGATGCCGGAGTGGGAACGGCTTCGGATGCCGCGCTGGCGATGGAATATGGCGCCGATGCCGTGCTCATGAATACGGCAATCGCGGGCGCTCAGCATCCGATCATGATGGCGGAGGCCATGAAATATGCGGTGGATGCCGGCCGTCTGGCCTACAAGGCCGGCCGCATGCCGAGAAAGCTGTATGCGACGGCGAGTAGTCCTATCGAAGGCATGTTGTAA
- a CDS encoding Thiamine-phosphate synthase (MaGe:77310204) has protein sequence MPRVDFHLLLVTDRSQVRERSLPDVLRSAVNAGVPAIQLRERDLATRDLVSLTRQVIATTKDRAVPLIINDRADLALALGLDGVHLRASSLPISVARQIVGARRLIGVSAHSVEEVQRASDAGTDYVILGPIFETPSKREFGAPLGLAVLADACRRASVPVFAIGGIARERIDSVRNTGAFGVAMIGGILGQADVGAATAEMCAVVRAAWPSHS, from the coding sequence ATGCCGCGGGTTGATTTCCACCTTCTCCTCGTCACCGATCGCTCGCAGGTGCGTGAGCGCTCGCTTCCTGATGTCCTTCGGAGCGCAGTGAATGCCGGTGTCCCGGCGATCCAGTTGCGCGAGCGCGATCTTGCTACCCGCGACCTCGTGTCATTGACTCGGCAGGTCATCGCGACGACGAAGGATCGCGCTGTTCCGTTGATCATCAACGATCGTGCCGACCTAGCTCTGGCATTGGGTCTCGACGGCGTCCATCTTCGCGCCAGCAGTCTTCCTATCTCAGTCGCGCGTCAGATCGTGGGCGCGCGCCGGCTCATCGGAGTTTCCGCGCATTCGGTCGAGGAGGTACAACGGGCCAGCGATGCAGGAACCGACTACGTGATTCTTGGCCCGATCTTCGAGACTCCATCCAAGCGAGAATTCGGCGCGCCGCTGGGATTAGCTGTATTGGCTGACGCCTGCCGCCGTGCATCGGTGCCGGTGTTTGCCATCGGCGGCATCGCACGCGAACGAATCGATTCAGTGCGCAATACGGGAGCATTCGGCGTGGCGATGATCGGCGGAATTCTTGGGCAAGCAGATGTCGGCGCGGCGACGGCGGAGATGTGCGCGGTCGTTCGCGCCGCCTGGCCGTCGCACTCGTGA
- a CDS encoding Proteasome-associated ATPase (MaGe:77310205): protein MAEKKSGSSRIRSLRDSVKHITKRLSEGKADVISKNDDHAREVDKLRVQIQSMEEEIRRLHQSRYQLDQATKQNDKLVATLQEAKAQIEALRAEIEKLTAPPSSYAIFSSMNADGTANVFVSGRKMKVSLLPAIKAGELRRGQEVVLNEALNVIEAKGFEVQGEVVRLKDVLEGNRALVTLHFDEEKVAELADPLLVERLSVGDHLLYDPRCGYVIEKLPKSEAEDLVLEEVPDVDYEHIGGLQKELEHVRDAVELPFLHAELFAEFKLSAPKGVLLYGPPGCGKTLIAKAVANSIAKKLGHLTGKQIRSYFLHVKGPELLNKYVGESERQVREVFKKAKEQAAEGNPVIVFFDEMDALFRTRGTGVSSDIESTIVPQFLSEIDGMERLRNVIVIGASNRQDLIDPAVLRAGRLDVKVKVGRPDAVAARDIFSKYVSTELPFAPEELAQHGGDRNALVEKLTTITVETMYAASEENKFIEVTYANGEKEVLYFKDFASGALIEGIVSRAKKYAVKRAIAKEGIGLRSEDLVRAIREEFKEHEDLPNTTNPDDWAKVAGKKGEKIVHLRTISGGPAESRQIETVTTGHYL, encoded by the coding sequence ATGGCAGAGAAAAAGAGCGGTTCGAGCCGAATCCGATCCCTCCGAGATTCCGTGAAGCACATCACGAAACGGTTGTCAGAGGGGAAAGCGGACGTGATTTCAAAGAACGATGACCATGCCCGCGAAGTCGACAAACTTCGCGTTCAGATTCAGTCGATGGAAGAAGAGATCCGTCGGCTGCACCAATCCCGCTACCAGCTCGACCAGGCCACCAAACAGAACGACAAGCTCGTGGCGACGCTGCAGGAAGCCAAGGCGCAGATCGAGGCCTTGCGCGCTGAAATTGAAAAGCTGACCGCGCCGCCCTCGTCCTACGCCATTTTTTCCTCGATGAATGCCGACGGCACAGCGAATGTGTTTGTGTCGGGTCGCAAAATGAAAGTCAGCTTGCTTCCCGCGATCAAAGCCGGGGAGCTGCGTCGCGGACAGGAAGTAGTGCTGAACGAAGCGCTGAATGTCATTGAGGCGAAGGGCTTCGAGGTGCAGGGCGAGGTCGTCAGGCTCAAAGATGTGCTGGAAGGAAACCGCGCGCTCGTCACCTTGCATTTCGATGAAGAGAAGGTTGCTGAATTAGCCGATCCGCTCCTGGTCGAGCGGCTCAGTGTCGGCGATCACTTGCTGTACGATCCTCGTTGCGGATACGTCATCGAAAAACTGCCCAAGTCCGAGGCGGAAGATCTGGTGCTCGAAGAAGTGCCGGATGTCGACTACGAGCATATCGGAGGACTTCAAAAGGAACTGGAGCATGTGCGCGATGCGGTGGAACTGCCGTTCCTCCACGCGGAGTTGTTCGCGGAGTTTAAGTTGAGCGCGCCCAAAGGCGTGTTGCTATACGGACCTCCCGGTTGCGGAAAGACCTTGATCGCCAAGGCCGTGGCCAATTCGATTGCCAAGAAGCTGGGCCACCTAACCGGAAAGCAGATCAGGAGCTACTTTCTGCATGTGAAGGGCCCTGAGCTGCTGAACAAATATGTCGGCGAATCGGAGCGGCAGGTGCGCGAAGTGTTTAAGAAGGCTAAGGAGCAGGCCGCGGAAGGCAATCCGGTCATTGTGTTTTTCGATGAGATGGATGCGCTCTTTAGAACGCGAGGCACGGGAGTGTCGTCCGACATCGAGTCGACAATCGTGCCGCAATTTCTTTCCGAGATCGACGGCATGGAGCGGCTGCGAAACGTTATCGTGATCGGAGCGAGCAATCGGCAAGATCTCATCGATCCGGCGGTGCTGCGCGCGGGCCGGCTCGATGTCAAAGTCAAAGTTGGCCGGCCTGATGCGGTGGCCGCCCGGGATATTTTCTCCAAATACGTGTCGACAGAATTGCCTTTTGCGCCGGAAGAGCTGGCGCAACATGGCGGCGACCGGAACGCGCTGGTTGAAAAGCTGACGACCATCACGGTCGAGACGATGTATGCCGCCTCCGAGGAGAACAAGTTTATCGAAGTGACCTATGCCAACGGTGAAAAGGAAGTGCTCTACTTCAAGGATTTCGCCAGCGGCGCGCTGATCGAGGGCATTGTCTCGCGCGCCAAGAAGTATGCGGTGAAGCGGGCGATCGCGAAAGAAGGGATTGGGCTCCGTTCAGAGGATCTGGTTCGGGCCATTCGTGAAGAGTTCAAGGAGCACGAGGACCTGCCGAACACGACCAATCCAGACGACTGGGCGAAGGTCGCCGGTAAAAAGGGCGAGAAGATCGTCCACCTGCGCACGATCAGCGGCGGGCCGGCAGAGTCTCGTCAGATTGAAACCGTCACCACAGGCCATTATCTCTAG